The sequence below is a genomic window from Heliomicrobium gestii.
TCCGCCCGAACCGGTGCGGTTACGGGCAGAGGATTATCGGATCTCATTCGCGAGCAGTATGGCGTCAAGTGGACCTTTTTTGCCATGGTCGTGTTGCTGTTGGCAAATCTCGGCACAACGGCCTCGGAGTTCTCGGGCATCGCCACGAGTTTTGAGATTCTCGGGGTCAGCAAATTCGTTTCCGTTCCGCTCGCGGCCTTGCTCATCTGGTGGTTGGTGCTGAAAGCGGATTACGAGAAAATTGAAAAGGTGTTCCTCTTTCTCTGTGTCACTTTTTTTAGTTACATCATCTCCGGGATCATCGTCCATCCGGACTGGAACCACGTGGTCCGTGAATCCCTGACGCCCTCATTTTCGAGCGATCCCGATTTTATTTTGATGGCCATTGGGGTGATCGGCACCACCATTACGCCGTGGGGACAGTTTTATGTGCAGGCGTCGGTTGTTGACAAAGGGATCACGGCGAAGGAATTCTCGATCACGCGATGGGATGTGCTTATCGGGTCCTTCTTTACGGGATTGATCGCCTTTTTTATCATCCTGGCGACAGCAGTGACCTTGTTTGCCAATCAGATCTCCATTGAAACGGCGAAGGATGCGGCCCTGGCGCTGCAGCCCTTGGCTGGCAATAAGGCGTCGCTGCTCTTTGCCGGGGGGCTCCTGGGCGCTTCGGTGCTCGCCGCCTTTATTCTGCCCTTAAGCTCGGCCTACGCCGTCTGTGAGGCCTTTGGGTTCGAACTGGGTATCAGCAAGACCTATAATGAAGCCCCTGTGTTTTTCGGTCTTTATACCCTGTTGATTTTCCTGGGCGCTGCCATGGTGCTCTGGCCAGGGCTCTCGTTATATCATGTCATGTTGCTCTCCCAGGTGGTTAACGGCATTCTCCTGCCGCCAATCCTCATCTTCATGGTCCTTCTCGCCAGCAATCGAAACATCATGGGGGAGCACGTTAACTCGAAGGGCTATAACCTGATCGCCTGGTTGTTTACGGTTCTGCTCATCTTGTTGACCCTATTGCTGTTGCTTTCATCATTGGCGCCCGATTTGACGCAACAACTCCTCAGTTAATGCATGTCGAGTGTTAAATAAAACAAGCCGATGCGCCTGTTCCGGGGTGCAGCGGCTTGTTTTGATCTGTTTTTTAATGGAACTCTATTCCATATTCAGGGGAGGATCTGCTACTATTGAGATAACTTCAGCAACGGCTGCAATCAATGGGGGATGGGTTGATGAAGCAACATCTTTCTATACTGCAGGAAACCATCCTGCTCAATGAGGAAGATATCCAGTCTTTAAAAAGATACATACAGGGAAAGTTCCCCCATGCTTCGTCTCGAGAACGCGCCTTAGTGTTGTCAGATGCGGTCCATCGCGCCCTGGACGGAAAAATTCCGCTCTTTCCCCAGGCCACTCGGATGCAAATCCGGCGCAAACTGATGGAGGATGCGGTGACGCGCACGTCCTTTGTCATCGATGCCGGAGACGTTTTTTGGGTTTGTTTAAACGAAGCGCTCCCTTTTGAGCAAACCATCGACGCGCTCTGGTTGTGGTTTAACCGGGAGTTGGCGATCGACCTATCGCGTCGAGAATTGTGGAGCCTCGCCTGTTCGATTCGCGAAAAGATTTCAAGGGAGAATCTTTCGAATTTTGAAGGTTTATTGCACAGTTTGACAGGAACGGATGGTTCCGCTGATTCTTCGGGGAACAGAACCGCTTCCAACCGAAATGCCCCCGTTTCGGCCGCTGCCGTTACCACAACGGCGACTTCTTCTGGATTGTCCACGCCTGTCGTGGCATCGTCGTGGGCTGTCACGCCGGCTTCTGTTTCCGTTCAAGTGCCCACCGTGACGGTGGCGGCCGCTAAGGCGCCGAACTCTGCCACAGGATCGCCGCCTCTCGCTGCGCCCCCTTCTGCTGTCCTGTCACCGCTGAAGATCGCGTCGTCCGGCGATAGAACAAGTCTCCAGAAGGCGCGCCGGTTGAGTCAACCGGTGCAGGAAAAGTGGAAATGGACTCCCTACGTAGCGGCATGCCTTGTTATGATCGTGCTTTCCCTATCTATCCACTTTCG
It includes:
- a CDS encoding Nramp family divalent metal transporter: MEAVKGFKTRALLIMSVMGPGIITAFADNDAGGIATYAAAGAKYGFQMVFIMLVSTICLAIAQEISARTGAVTGRGLSDLIREQYGVKWTFFAMVVLLLANLGTTASEFSGIATSFEILGVSKFVSVPLAALLIWWLVLKADYEKIEKVFLFLCVTFFSYIISGIIVHPDWNHVVRESLTPSFSSDPDFILMAIGVIGTTITPWGQFYVQASVVDKGITAKEFSITRWDVLIGSFFTGLIAFFIILATAVTLFANQISIETAKDAALALQPLAGNKASLLFAGGLLGASVLAAFILPLSSAYAVCEAFGFELGISKTYNEAPVFFGLYTLLIFLGAAMVLWPGLSLYHVMLLSQVVNGILLPPILIFMVLLASNRNIMGEHVNSKGYNLIAWLFTVLLILLTLLLLLSSLAPDLTQQLLS